In one Nicotiana tomentosiformis chromosome 6, ASM39032v3, whole genome shotgun sequence genomic region, the following are encoded:
- the LOC104100690 gene encoding putative late blight resistance protein homolog R1A-3 isoform X5 has protein sequence MAYASVVSLTRTIELLLTSNSPMQSLICDHREEFLTLYEKVSSLEVCAKKFEKSNVSGKMTDFEAHIKEVADFVELTIQLRLTESLEAYDEMQKEKAHERLCDSLQQVAQEIDRVQKESTKIKDKGKQASNKPSLVQDSSLANVENNMLGRDDERKRLLEDLTRGFSGEPKVIPIVGMGGIGKTTLAKEVFDDVTIRSHFDVRSWATVSSQHNVKEILLSLLSSRKEMNDKYYKEDEPELADMLRKSLKGKRYLIVLDDIWKSKAWDDVRLCFPSENNGSRILLTTRDTEVACYAGTENLSLQMDFMHPDESWNLFRSAASANEALPSEFEAIGKQIVDKCQGLPLTIVVVAGILSKSERTIEDWENVAKDVKSFVKNDPDELCLHVLGLSYNHLTSDLKACLLYFGIFPEDSEISVKRLVRLWTAGGFLKLEKDLEGEAEKCLHDLIDRCLVLVNNISLDESKIKSCKVHDLIYELCLRELAESQNVFVMNDIVYVDNNGDYNLDEDDNWDDYDYLDKDEYDYAEWEDDLDEGDCLDEGNGLDEGNDLDEGEDGDMLSNERFRPMKHIMGPFKRRIEDDESDYGYYKALLTPGHHHLIRRQTDDAGNINLLKQTRSIFFFHSSSALYFTLTSKLFHFSLLRILDLSPIELPIFPAQILCLIWLRYLALSGYFDIPPEFCRLWNLQTFIASFFTSLPEQIWKLTELRHLELESLDLPNPPSVSVDEERYLGFSNIQTISGLSPSSCTEEVISGIRNVKKLRIFGEKDEYQICQESRLFDNLVHLHQLETLSFEINVPWNEVFSMTISSAKVFPATLKKLTLLRTNLRWEDLNIIGELPNLEGLKLHEDACKGEIWCPSPGGFTRLKLLQIHHHKIKYWKATNDSFPVLERLQIQYCRYLEEIPIEFAEIYSLQLVVLKDCKPKLKASAARIQQEQEDLGNKPVDVRFYNDLGTCMSSDLLGVEAQLSRGLTMLLVMNLMNLMIVHIDDDDDDDDDHGYDELHNNSTLIVILQLVSISQHSCIANLPLKDDD, from the exons ATGGCTTATGCTAGTGTTGTTTCTCTTACAAGAACAATAGAACTTCTCTTGACATCCAATTCGCCAATGCAATCTCTAATTTGTGACCACAGAGAAGAATTTCTCACTCTATATGAAAAAGTTAGTTCCCTGGAAGTATGTGCCAAGAAATTTGAGAAAAGCAATGTTTCTGGAAAAATGACAGATTTTGAAGCACATATAAAAGAAGTTGCAGattttgttgaacttacaattcAATTAAGACTAACTGAATCTTTAGAGGCATATGATGAAATGCAGAAAGAAAAGGCACATGAGAGGCTTTGTGATAGCCTGCAGCAAGTAGCACAGGAGATTGATCGTGTACAAAAAGAGTCAACAAAGATTAAAGACAAAGGCAAACAAGCATCAAACAAACCATCGCTGGTTCAAGATTCAAGTTTAGCGAATGTGGAGAACAATATGTTGGGACGTGATGATGAAAGGAAACGGTTGCTAGAAGATCTGACTAGAGGCTTCTCTGGTGAACCCAAGGTCATCCCGATCGTCGGGATGGGGGGTATTGGTAAAACAACTTTAGCAAAAGAAGTCTTCGATGATGTCACCATTCGGTCTCATTTTGATGTTCGTTCCTGGGCTACTGTATCTAGCCAACACAACGTAAAGGAAATCTTGCTAAGCCTTCTGAGTTCAAGAAAAGAAATGAATGACAAATATTACAAGGAAGATGAGCCAGAGCTAGCAGACATGCTGCGAAAGAGTTTAAAGGGTAAGAGATATTTAATTGTATTGGATGACATTTGGAAGAGTAAAGCATGGGATGATGTGAGACTATGCTTTCCAAGTGAAAACAATGGGAGTCGAATACTGTTAACTACCCGTGACACTGAAGTAGCTTGTTATGCTGGTACAGAGAATCTCTCTTTGCAGATGGATTTCATGCATCCAGATGAGAGTTGGAACCTTTTTAGAAGTGCAGCGTCTGCGAACGAAGCATTACCATCTGAATTTGAGGCTATTGGGAAGCAAATTGTGGACAAATGTCAAGGGTTACCACTAACTATTGTCGTGGTTGCTGGGATTCTGTCCAAATCTGAAAGGACAATAGAAGATTGGGAGAATGTTGCAAAAGATGTCAAGTCATTTGTCAAAAATGATCCAGATGAACTATGTTTACATGTGCTTGGGTTGAGTTACAATCACTTGACTAGTGACCTAAAAGCATGCCTTCTGTATTTTGGAATTTTCCCGGAAGACAGTGAGATTTCAGTGAAGAGATTGGTGAGATTATGGACTGCTGGGGGCTTTCTGAAGTTGGAAAAAGACTTGGAAGGAGAGGCTGAGAAGTGTTTGCACGATCTTATAGACAGATGCCTAGTTCTAGTCAACAATATAAGTTTAGATGAATCAAAAATTAAATCATGTAAGGTTCATGATCTAATATATGAGCTTTGTTTGAGAGAATTAGCTGAAAGCCAAAATGTTTTTGTCATGAATGACATTGTATATGTTGATAACAATGGAGATTATAATTTGGATGAAGATGACAATTGGGATGATTATGATTATTTGGATAAAGATGAATATGATTATGCTGAATGGGAAGATGATTTGGATGAAGGTGATTGTTTGGATGAAGGTAATGGTTTGGATGAAGGTAATGATTTGGATGAAGGTGAAGATGGTGACATGTTGTCTAACGAAAGATTCCGGCCGATGAAGCATATAATGGGGCCGTTTAAGCGACGGATTGAAGATGATGAAAGTGACTATGGTTATTACAAGGCCCTTCTTACACCAGGACATCATCATTTGATAAGGAGGCAGACAGATGATGCTGGCAACATTAATCTCTTGAAACAAACTCGTTCTATTTTCTTTTTTCACAGTTCATCTGCTCTATATTTTACTCTCACATCAAAGCTTTTTCATTTCAGTTTACTCAGAATCTTGGACTTGAGTCCCATAGAGCTTCCAATTTTCCCTGCACAGATACTATGCCTCATTTGGTTGAGGTACCTAGCATTGTCCGGGTATTTTGATATACCTCCAGAATTTTGTAGGTTATGGAATCTGCAAACATTCATTGCTTCATTCTTCACATCTTTGCCAGAGCAAATTTGGAAACTAACGGAATTAAGGCATCTCGAACTGGAATCACTTGATTTGCCGAATCCGCCAAGTGTATCTGTTGATGAAGAGAGGTACTTGGGTTTTTCAAACATACAAACTATTTCCGGCTTGAGTCCATCTAGTTGCACAGAGGAGGTTATTTCAGGGATTCGGAATGTTAAGAAATTAAGAATCTTTGGAGAGAAAGATGAATATCAAATTTGCCAAGAATCTAGACTCTTCGACAATCTTGTCCATCTACATCAACTTGAAACACTGAGTTTTGAAATTAATGTACCTTGGAATGAAGTTTTTTCAATGACCATTTCAAGTGCAAAAGTTTTTCCAGCAACGCTCAAGAAGTTAACATTGCTGAGGACTAATCTACGGTGGGAGGACTTGAACATCATAGGTGAACTGCCAAACCTTGAGGGACTGAAGCTGCACGAAGATGCTTGTAAAGGGGAAATATGGTGTCCAAGCCCTGGGGGATTTACTCGGTTGAAGCTTTTGCAAATTCACCATCATAAAATCAAGTACTGGAAAGCCACTAATGACAGCTTTCCTGTCCTGGAGCGCCTCCAGATTCAATATTGCAGATATTTGGAAGAGATACCAATTGAGTTTGCAGAGATTTACTCACTACAACTAGTTGTGTTAAAAGACTGCAAGCCCAAGCTCAAGGCTTCTGCTGCACGGATTCAACAAGAACAAGAAGACCTCGGAAACAAACCTGTGGATGTTCGTTTCTATAATGATCTAG gtacatgtaTGTCTAGTGATCTTTTGGGCGTAGAAGCGCAGCTATCGCGGGgacttacg
- the LOC104100690 gene encoding putative late blight resistance protein homolog R1A-3 isoform X3: protein MAYASVVSLTRTIELLLTSNSPMQSLICDHREEFLTLYEKVSSLEVCAKKFEKSNVSGKMTDFEAHIKEVADFVELTIQLRLTESLEAYDEMQKEKAHERLCDSLQQVAQEIDRVQKESTKIKDKGKQASNKPSLVQDSSLANVENNMLGRDDERKRLLEDLTRGFSGEPKVIPIVGMGGIGKTTLAKEVFDDVTIRSHFDVRSWATVSSQHNVKEILLSLLSSRKEMNDKYYKEDEPELADMLRKSLKGKRYLIVLDDIWKSKAWDDVRLCFPSENNGSRILLTTRDTEVACYAGTENLSLQMDFMHPDESWNLFRSAASANEALPSEFEAIGKQIVDKCQGLPLTIVVVAGILSKSERTIEDWENVAKDVKSFVKNDPDELCLHVLGLSYNHLTSDLKACLLYFGIFPEDSEISVKRLVRLWTAGGFLKLEKDLEGEAEKCLHDLIDRCLVLVNNISLDESKIKSCKVHDLIYELCLRELAESQNVFVMNDIVYVDNNGDYNLDEDDNWDDYDYLDKDEYDYAEWEDDLDEGDCLDEGNGLDEGNDLDEGEDGDMLSNERFRPMKHIMGPFKRRIEDDESDYGYYKALLTPGHHHLIRRQTDDAGNINLLKQTRSIFFFHSSSALYFTLTSKLFHFSLLRILDLSPIELPIFPAQILCLIWLRYLALSGYFDIPPEFCRLWNLQTFIASFFTSLPEQIWKLTELRHLELESLDLPNPPSVSVDEERYLGFSNIQTISGLSPSSCTEEVISGIRNVKKLRIFGEKDEYQICQESRLFDNLVHLHQLETLSFEINVPWNEVFSMTISSAKVFPATLKKLTLLRTNLRWEDLNIIGELPNLEGLKLHEDACKGEIWCPSPGGFTRLKLLQIHHHKIKYWKATNDSFPVLERLQIQYCRYLEEIPIEFAEIYSLQLVVLKDCKPKLKASAARIQQEQEDLGNKPVDVRFYNDLGTCMSSDLLGVEAQLSRGLTMLLVMNLMNLMIVHIDDDDDDDDDHGYDELHNNSTLIVILQLVSISQHSCIANLPLKDDDASDDD from the exons ATGGCTTATGCTAGTGTTGTTTCTCTTACAAGAACAATAGAACTTCTCTTGACATCCAATTCGCCAATGCAATCTCTAATTTGTGACCACAGAGAAGAATTTCTCACTCTATATGAAAAAGTTAGTTCCCTGGAAGTATGTGCCAAGAAATTTGAGAAAAGCAATGTTTCTGGAAAAATGACAGATTTTGAAGCACATATAAAAGAAGTTGCAGattttgttgaacttacaattcAATTAAGACTAACTGAATCTTTAGAGGCATATGATGAAATGCAGAAAGAAAAGGCACATGAGAGGCTTTGTGATAGCCTGCAGCAAGTAGCACAGGAGATTGATCGTGTACAAAAAGAGTCAACAAAGATTAAAGACAAAGGCAAACAAGCATCAAACAAACCATCGCTGGTTCAAGATTCAAGTTTAGCGAATGTGGAGAACAATATGTTGGGACGTGATGATGAAAGGAAACGGTTGCTAGAAGATCTGACTAGAGGCTTCTCTGGTGAACCCAAGGTCATCCCGATCGTCGGGATGGGGGGTATTGGTAAAACAACTTTAGCAAAAGAAGTCTTCGATGATGTCACCATTCGGTCTCATTTTGATGTTCGTTCCTGGGCTACTGTATCTAGCCAACACAACGTAAAGGAAATCTTGCTAAGCCTTCTGAGTTCAAGAAAAGAAATGAATGACAAATATTACAAGGAAGATGAGCCAGAGCTAGCAGACATGCTGCGAAAGAGTTTAAAGGGTAAGAGATATTTAATTGTATTGGATGACATTTGGAAGAGTAAAGCATGGGATGATGTGAGACTATGCTTTCCAAGTGAAAACAATGGGAGTCGAATACTGTTAACTACCCGTGACACTGAAGTAGCTTGTTATGCTGGTACAGAGAATCTCTCTTTGCAGATGGATTTCATGCATCCAGATGAGAGTTGGAACCTTTTTAGAAGTGCAGCGTCTGCGAACGAAGCATTACCATCTGAATTTGAGGCTATTGGGAAGCAAATTGTGGACAAATGTCAAGGGTTACCACTAACTATTGTCGTGGTTGCTGGGATTCTGTCCAAATCTGAAAGGACAATAGAAGATTGGGAGAATGTTGCAAAAGATGTCAAGTCATTTGTCAAAAATGATCCAGATGAACTATGTTTACATGTGCTTGGGTTGAGTTACAATCACTTGACTAGTGACCTAAAAGCATGCCTTCTGTATTTTGGAATTTTCCCGGAAGACAGTGAGATTTCAGTGAAGAGATTGGTGAGATTATGGACTGCTGGGGGCTTTCTGAAGTTGGAAAAAGACTTGGAAGGAGAGGCTGAGAAGTGTTTGCACGATCTTATAGACAGATGCCTAGTTCTAGTCAACAATATAAGTTTAGATGAATCAAAAATTAAATCATGTAAGGTTCATGATCTAATATATGAGCTTTGTTTGAGAGAATTAGCTGAAAGCCAAAATGTTTTTGTCATGAATGACATTGTATATGTTGATAACAATGGAGATTATAATTTGGATGAAGATGACAATTGGGATGATTATGATTATTTGGATAAAGATGAATATGATTATGCTGAATGGGAAGATGATTTGGATGAAGGTGATTGTTTGGATGAAGGTAATGGTTTGGATGAAGGTAATGATTTGGATGAAGGTGAAGATGGTGACATGTTGTCTAACGAAAGATTCCGGCCGATGAAGCATATAATGGGGCCGTTTAAGCGACGGATTGAAGATGATGAAAGTGACTATGGTTATTACAAGGCCCTTCTTACACCAGGACATCATCATTTGATAAGGAGGCAGACAGATGATGCTGGCAACATTAATCTCTTGAAACAAACTCGTTCTATTTTCTTTTTTCACAGTTCATCTGCTCTATATTTTACTCTCACATCAAAGCTTTTTCATTTCAGTTTACTCAGAATCTTGGACTTGAGTCCCATAGAGCTTCCAATTTTCCCTGCACAGATACTATGCCTCATTTGGTTGAGGTACCTAGCATTGTCCGGGTATTTTGATATACCTCCAGAATTTTGTAGGTTATGGAATCTGCAAACATTCATTGCTTCATTCTTCACATCTTTGCCAGAGCAAATTTGGAAACTAACGGAATTAAGGCATCTCGAACTGGAATCACTTGATTTGCCGAATCCGCCAAGTGTATCTGTTGATGAAGAGAGGTACTTGGGTTTTTCAAACATACAAACTATTTCCGGCTTGAGTCCATCTAGTTGCACAGAGGAGGTTATTTCAGGGATTCGGAATGTTAAGAAATTAAGAATCTTTGGAGAGAAAGATGAATATCAAATTTGCCAAGAATCTAGACTCTTCGACAATCTTGTCCATCTACATCAACTTGAAACACTGAGTTTTGAAATTAATGTACCTTGGAATGAAGTTTTTTCAATGACCATTTCAAGTGCAAAAGTTTTTCCAGCAACGCTCAAGAAGTTAACATTGCTGAGGACTAATCTACGGTGGGAGGACTTGAACATCATAGGTGAACTGCCAAACCTTGAGGGACTGAAGCTGCACGAAGATGCTTGTAAAGGGGAAATATGGTGTCCAAGCCCTGGGGGATTTACTCGGTTGAAGCTTTTGCAAATTCACCATCATAAAATCAAGTACTGGAAAGCCACTAATGACAGCTTTCCTGTCCTGGAGCGCCTCCAGATTCAATATTGCAGATATTTGGAAGAGATACCAATTGAGTTTGCAGAGATTTACTCACTACAACTAGTTGTGTTAAAAGACTGCAAGCCCAAGCTCAAGGCTTCTGCTGCACGGATTCAACAAGAACAAGAAGACCTCGGAAACAAACCTGTGGATGTTCGTTTCTATAATGATCTAG gtacatgtaTGTCTAGTGATCTTTTGGGCGTAGAAGCGCAGCTATCGCGGGgacttacg
- the LOC104100690 gene encoding putative late blight resistance protein homolog R1A-3 isoform X4: MAYASVVSLTRTIELLLTSNSPMQSLICDHREEFLTLYEKVSSLEVCAKKFEKSNVSGKMTDFEAHIKEVADFVELTIQLRLTESLEAYDEMQKEKAHERLCDSLQQVAQEIDRVQKESTKIKDKGKQASNKPSLVQDSSLANVENNMLGRDDERKRLLEDLTRGFSGEPKVIPIVGMGGIGKTTLAKEVFDDVTIRSHFDVRSWATVSSQHNVKEILLSLLSSRKEMNDKYYKEDEPELADMLRKSLKGKRYLIVLDDIWKSKAWDDVRLCFPSENNGSRILLTTRDTEVACYAGTENLSLQMDFMHPDESWNLFRSAASANEALPSEFEAIGKQIVDKCQGLPLTIVVVAGILSKSERTIEDWENVAKDVKSFVKNDPDELCLHVLGLSYNHLTSDLKACLLYFGIFPEDSEISVKRLVRLWTAGGFLKLEKDLEGEAEKCLHDLIDRCLVLVNNISLDESKIKSCKVHDLIYELCLRELAESQNVFVMNDIVYVDNNGDYNLDEDDNWDDYDYLDKDEYDYAEWEDDLDEGDCLDEGNGLDEGNDLDEGEDGDMLSNERFRPMKHIMGPFKRRIEDDESDYGYYKALLTPGHHHLIRRQTDDAGNINLLKQTRSIFFFHSSSALYFTLTSKLFHFSLLRILDLSPIELPIFPAQILCLIWLRYLALSGYFDIPPEFCRLWNLQTFIASFFTSLPEQIWKLTELRHLELESLDLPNPPSVSVDEERYLGFSNIQTISGLSPSSCTEEVISGIRNVKKLRIFGEKDEYQICQESRLFDNLVHLHQLETLSFEINVPWNEVFSMTISSAKVFPATLKKLTLLRTNLRWEDLNIIGELPNLEGLKLHEDACKGEIWCPSPGGFTRLKLLQIHHHKIKYWKATNDSFPVLERLQIQYCRYLEEIPIEFAEIYSLQLVVLKDCKPKLKASAARIQQEQEDLGNKPVDVRFYNDLGTCMSSDLLGVEAQLSRGLTMLLVMNLMNLMIVHIDDDDDDDDDHGYDELHNNSTLIVILQLVSISQHSCIANLPLKAFRS; encoded by the exons ATGGCTTATGCTAGTGTTGTTTCTCTTACAAGAACAATAGAACTTCTCTTGACATCCAATTCGCCAATGCAATCTCTAATTTGTGACCACAGAGAAGAATTTCTCACTCTATATGAAAAAGTTAGTTCCCTGGAAGTATGTGCCAAGAAATTTGAGAAAAGCAATGTTTCTGGAAAAATGACAGATTTTGAAGCACATATAAAAGAAGTTGCAGattttgttgaacttacaattcAATTAAGACTAACTGAATCTTTAGAGGCATATGATGAAATGCAGAAAGAAAAGGCACATGAGAGGCTTTGTGATAGCCTGCAGCAAGTAGCACAGGAGATTGATCGTGTACAAAAAGAGTCAACAAAGATTAAAGACAAAGGCAAACAAGCATCAAACAAACCATCGCTGGTTCAAGATTCAAGTTTAGCGAATGTGGAGAACAATATGTTGGGACGTGATGATGAAAGGAAACGGTTGCTAGAAGATCTGACTAGAGGCTTCTCTGGTGAACCCAAGGTCATCCCGATCGTCGGGATGGGGGGTATTGGTAAAACAACTTTAGCAAAAGAAGTCTTCGATGATGTCACCATTCGGTCTCATTTTGATGTTCGTTCCTGGGCTACTGTATCTAGCCAACACAACGTAAAGGAAATCTTGCTAAGCCTTCTGAGTTCAAGAAAAGAAATGAATGACAAATATTACAAGGAAGATGAGCCAGAGCTAGCAGACATGCTGCGAAAGAGTTTAAAGGGTAAGAGATATTTAATTGTATTGGATGACATTTGGAAGAGTAAAGCATGGGATGATGTGAGACTATGCTTTCCAAGTGAAAACAATGGGAGTCGAATACTGTTAACTACCCGTGACACTGAAGTAGCTTGTTATGCTGGTACAGAGAATCTCTCTTTGCAGATGGATTTCATGCATCCAGATGAGAGTTGGAACCTTTTTAGAAGTGCAGCGTCTGCGAACGAAGCATTACCATCTGAATTTGAGGCTATTGGGAAGCAAATTGTGGACAAATGTCAAGGGTTACCACTAACTATTGTCGTGGTTGCTGGGATTCTGTCCAAATCTGAAAGGACAATAGAAGATTGGGAGAATGTTGCAAAAGATGTCAAGTCATTTGTCAAAAATGATCCAGATGAACTATGTTTACATGTGCTTGGGTTGAGTTACAATCACTTGACTAGTGACCTAAAAGCATGCCTTCTGTATTTTGGAATTTTCCCGGAAGACAGTGAGATTTCAGTGAAGAGATTGGTGAGATTATGGACTGCTGGGGGCTTTCTGAAGTTGGAAAAAGACTTGGAAGGAGAGGCTGAGAAGTGTTTGCACGATCTTATAGACAGATGCCTAGTTCTAGTCAACAATATAAGTTTAGATGAATCAAAAATTAAATCATGTAAGGTTCATGATCTAATATATGAGCTTTGTTTGAGAGAATTAGCTGAAAGCCAAAATGTTTTTGTCATGAATGACATTGTATATGTTGATAACAATGGAGATTATAATTTGGATGAAGATGACAATTGGGATGATTATGATTATTTGGATAAAGATGAATATGATTATGCTGAATGGGAAGATGATTTGGATGAAGGTGATTGTTTGGATGAAGGTAATGGTTTGGATGAAGGTAATGATTTGGATGAAGGTGAAGATGGTGACATGTTGTCTAACGAAAGATTCCGGCCGATGAAGCATATAATGGGGCCGTTTAAGCGACGGATTGAAGATGATGAAAGTGACTATGGTTATTACAAGGCCCTTCTTACACCAGGACATCATCATTTGATAAGGAGGCAGACAGATGATGCTGGCAACATTAATCTCTTGAAACAAACTCGTTCTATTTTCTTTTTTCACAGTTCATCTGCTCTATATTTTACTCTCACATCAAAGCTTTTTCATTTCAGTTTACTCAGAATCTTGGACTTGAGTCCCATAGAGCTTCCAATTTTCCCTGCACAGATACTATGCCTCATTTGGTTGAGGTACCTAGCATTGTCCGGGTATTTTGATATACCTCCAGAATTTTGTAGGTTATGGAATCTGCAAACATTCATTGCTTCATTCTTCACATCTTTGCCAGAGCAAATTTGGAAACTAACGGAATTAAGGCATCTCGAACTGGAATCACTTGATTTGCCGAATCCGCCAAGTGTATCTGTTGATGAAGAGAGGTACTTGGGTTTTTCAAACATACAAACTATTTCCGGCTTGAGTCCATCTAGTTGCACAGAGGAGGTTATTTCAGGGATTCGGAATGTTAAGAAATTAAGAATCTTTGGAGAGAAAGATGAATATCAAATTTGCCAAGAATCTAGACTCTTCGACAATCTTGTCCATCTACATCAACTTGAAACACTGAGTTTTGAAATTAATGTACCTTGGAATGAAGTTTTTTCAATGACCATTTCAAGTGCAAAAGTTTTTCCAGCAACGCTCAAGAAGTTAACATTGCTGAGGACTAATCTACGGTGGGAGGACTTGAACATCATAGGTGAACTGCCAAACCTTGAGGGACTGAAGCTGCACGAAGATGCTTGTAAAGGGGAAATATGGTGTCCAAGCCCTGGGGGATTTACTCGGTTGAAGCTTTTGCAAATTCACCATCATAAAATCAAGTACTGGAAAGCCACTAATGACAGCTTTCCTGTCCTGGAGCGCCTCCAGATTCAATATTGCAGATATTTGGAAGAGATACCAATTGAGTTTGCAGAGATTTACTCACTACAACTAGTTGTGTTAAAAGACTGCAAGCCCAAGCTCAAGGCTTCTGCTGCACGGATTCAACAAGAACAAGAAGACCTCGGAAACAAACCTGTGGATGTTCGTTTCTATAATGATCTAG gtacatgtaTGTCTAGTGATCTTTTGGGCGTAGAAGCGCAGCTATCGCGGGgacttacg